TTTTGAATACGCGAAGCATTTGAGAGCAATTGTAAAAGGAATTGACAAGAAGCCTCCCCCGACTCCTCCAAGGAGGGGAGGCATTACAAGTACGATTTATAAGTATTTTATCTTATGCCGACAATCTCTAAGCTTTCATGCTTCATCCCACATTCCAAACTACACATTCCATACTTTCCACATTCAACTTTTCTCATAATATATCATAAAATACCTACGCTTCGGTATTGTAACGTTAACAATATTTTAATAACTTTGCACGCAGAGAACAGGTATTTAACAAAGCTTTTGAAATTAAATAAAATCAGGAAACATGAAGAAAGGCATTGCATTCGCCATGCTGTTGTTCGGCCTTCTGCTTGCAACAACGGCATCTGCACAATCCAAAACCGATGCGAAAGGATATACGATAAACTTCACCGTGACCGAGAAAGGGACGGCAGAAAGCATCATGATGGCCAGCTGTAACCTCAATCCGTTAGGCGCTTTCACCGTGACAAACATCGATGGAAAAGCTTCTTTCACAAACATTCCACAAGGAAAATACACGTTGGAAATAAGCTATGTGGGATTTGAGAAATATCAAACCATGCTTGATGTCAATGGTAATCAGAACCTCAAAATCGTCATGACACCTACCTCTTTGGCTTTGAAAGAGGTGATAGTAACAGCACAACGCAAGTCATCGGGAGCCTCGACGACAAGCGTTATCAATCGACAAGCCATCGATCACCTACAGGCTTCATCGCTCGCCGACGTCATGCAACTCATTCCCGGAATGAAAATGGGCAACACAGATTTGACCCAACAGAGCAATCTTCAATTGAGAACATTGGTCAACAACAATACAAGTGCCTTCGGTTCGAGCATCGTTGTTGACGGAATGCCCATGTCGAACAATGCCACACTGACGCAAGGTGGCTTCTCAAGTACGGCATTCACAGGCACCGACCTGCGCCAAATCAGTGCTGACAACATTGATAATGTCGAGGTTGTACGCGGCATTCCATCGGCTGAATACGGAGACCTCACGAGCGGACTTGTCATTGTTCATTCCAAAGTGGGCGTCACACCATGGCAGCTCAAGGGCAAGATTAACCCCGAACTGCAGAACTATTCGCTTGGCAAAGGCTTCAATTTGCAACATGCAGGCATATTCAATTTCAACTTCGATTATGCCAAAGCATGGGGCGACCCACGCCAGAAGACACGCTCATATGGCCGCTATACGCTGAACATGGGCTATGGATTGGACATCAACAAGAAGTGGCATACGGATACGAAACTACGCTTGTTCTACGCTAACGACTGGAATGGTAAAGACCCAGATGCCGTTAATGACGGCACAGAAAACAGCAGTAAGAACTATACTTTCAATCTGACACACAACGGACGCATCAGTTTTAACATGCCATTGATGCGCACATTGGCATATACTTTCGGTGTAACGGCATCGAAACTCGACACACGAAACAGTAAAATCGTACCTGTAAGTTCGGGACTTCTGCCGATTATCACTGCGCGGAAGACAGGCTATCACAATGTTCCTTGGGCCACATCAAGCTATTTGGCAACGGGTATCACGGAGAGCCGACCTGCAAATCTCTTTGCAAAAATCAACGACAGCTTCTACTTCAAGACAGGGAAAACACGTCAAAGTTTCAAGATTGGCGCTGAATACAGACTGAGTTGGAACAGTGGTCGCGGTTATTACAACGCCGATGAAACACGTCCTTACAGTCCGAACAGCAACGGGCGACCCCGTGCGTTCTCAGACATTCCCGCGCTTCATCAGCTATCTGCCTATGCCGAAGACAACTTTTCATGGCAGTTCAACAAGGTAAATCAATTCCGTGCCAACTTCGGTCTGCGCTTTACAAGCCAGCAACCGTTCTCCAATGTAGCGACAACGGCACTGTCACCACGCCTCAACTTGATGTTCACTGCCACGAAATGGCTCGACATCCGCGGTGGTATCGGCATGAACAGTAAGACTCCAGGCCTTGATTATATCTATCCCGACCGCAAGTATGACGACCGAGTTGCAGCGAATTATATGCCACAGAACAACCCTGCCGGGCAGCTGTTGATGTATCATACACAGGTAGTAGAGGTGGCTTACAGCAAGGGATTGAAGAATGCTACGACCACAAAGATTGAGTTTGGCCTTGACTTTAAGCTGCCCGGGAACCGCAAACTAAGTCTGCTGGCCTATCGTGACAAGACACCAAATGGCTTCAGTGCACTCACAGACTATGTCATCTATAAGAGTAATTTCTATGACCTCACACACGGATTGACAGCAAACATGGGTAAACCGACTGTTGTTAATCCCAATGATCCGGCCCGTACGGATGTGGTTTTCATGACAACAGGTACAGTAGGAAATACCAATGTGACTGTGAACAAGGGCTTGGAATTCGACTTTGACTTAGGAGAAATCAAGCCTGTCAACACCTCAATATTCTTCAGCGGAGCTTATTCTGAGACACAAACATGGAGCAGTAACCTTTACACCCGAAGTGTTCCGCCGTCTTATCTGCCCACAGATTACTCATCATATGGGCTGACCCCTTATAAACTTGTCTATCCATCAGGACTCGATAAGAACACTTACCGACGCTTTATCAACACACTCCGCCTCGTGACAAACATCCCGAAACTGCGCATGGTGGCTTCGTTCACGGCACAGGCGATATGGTATGACTACAGCTTTGACTACACGGCAACGAAAGATCCGATTGGTTTTATCACCAAAGATCTTGCTTATCACGAAATCACTAACGACATGATGAGCGGTTATCTCGACATGCAAGGAAACTATTATGCCACGGCACCCGCTGTTAGCCACATCAAACTATCGGATATGACGATAAAGGCAAGTGATGCTGTGCCTGTAAAAAACCCGATAACATGGAACCTTTCGGGACGCCTCACCAAGGAATTGGGCAAGGTCGGGGGCTTGAGTCTCTATGTGAACAACATGATGTACTATGAGCCTTACTTAAAGAGTAGTACCTCATCAACGCTTGTTCAGCGCAACACAAGCAGCTTCAGCTATGGCGTGGAGTTGTATTTTAATTTGTAAGAGCCTCTCCCCCAACCCCTCCCCGAAAAGGGAGGGGAGTAGCAAGTCAAGGCTATTAAAGCATAAAATAAATGATAAAACCGAATAAAATGGAAAATAGAAATAAGCAAAAAAGAATACCTTTTGAAGGAATAAAAATAGTATTCTACATACTGATACTTTTATTGACATTCGCTTCCTGCGTAGATTACAGCGATGAAGCGACTGCAATATCGGCAAAAGTGCAAGTAACAGCACCAGAAGAGTTTACAAACGGCAGCAGTTTGGAAGGCAAGACCGTGAGTCTTCTCAATGCGGCAGGCAATAAGTTCACGGCAAAAACCGATGCAAACGGCGTGGCATCATTCAGCAATCTCGTGCCCGACGTCTATACACTCTCTACTTCATGGGAACTGACTCCTACCGAGTACGCTGCACTTACAGGCGACAACGTGGTCAACGAGGGTGCTGTTGTGTCGGGAAACATCAACAATCAGCTCATCAAAAGCCAGGAAACCATCACGCTTTCGACTTCGTTGGCTATCAACCGATCGCTTGTTATCAGCAAAGTCTACTATGCAGGCAGCAAAGATAACAAGGGAAAGAACTACTTGGCAGGGCAGTTTATTGAACTCTATAACCAGAGTGACAAGACCATAGACGTGGCGGGGCTCTACATTGGACTGTTGGAAAGCAATGCCACTCCTGCTTATACACTTGACAATCTGAAAGAGAAATTCAACGACAGCATTGTGGTTTGCAAGCAGGTTTATCGCATTCCGACCAACAAACCCCATGAACTGAAACCGGGAGAAAGCCTTGTTATCACCAACAGTGCTATTGACCACACTGTCAATGCACCCTTGGAACGAAATCTGTTGACGGCAGACTACGAAGCAAAAGACGCGCAGGGAAAGACGCAGAACAATCCCGACACACCGGCACTGGAACTTTGTTTCAGTTCGTTTGCAGCCATATCGAAGATGAACCTCTTACAGAGTGGCCCTTGTGGAATAGTGATTTTCCGTACCAATAAAGACGTAAAGAAGTTCAATCAGATTTATTCCTATGGCAAAACCAAAGGCTCTCTCTGGTTAGCTGTGCCCAAACGCTATGTCATTGACGGTGTTGAGATATTGAAATACAACCCAAAAACGGGTGGTGCAGACATTGCAACGAAGCATCTCTACAATGAGCTTGACGGTGGATATACCACGATAGGTGCCGTCAATGGCTATAACGGAGAAGTGGTTTACCGCAAGACTTCCACGCGAAAAGGCAAAGACGGACACCGCATCTTGCAGGACACCAACAATTCCTTGAATGATTTCAAACGCTCAACAACCATTAAAATCCATGAATACGATGAATAAGAACCTATTACTATCACTCATTTTGACAGCCCTTCCGTGTGCCATACAAGCGCAAAACCACTTGATGAACCATGGCATTTATCAGCATCTTGACAACCAATTGCTATGGCATAACACCGAGAATGCTGCAGGATTAGGCATTGACAGCACGCAAAATCGTGGTTTTGCAGGTTTCAGTTATACTTACACTGGTGGGAAGTTTCATCGTATTCAAGAGGGAACATCAACAAATAATCTGCAGTTTAAGACTGAAACCTATCAGAAATTATCAAAGCAATTCTATGGGTATGGCAGTTTTGAATTCAATAACGGCCGCACCAAAGACCGTGCATGGGCCGATGTAATGCGTCCATACAACAGCAATCCTTACTTTGCAGGCTCTGCAATAGCAGGGCACTACGACCATCAGAACATTAATCTTACGGCTGCAATCGGCACAAGTCAGTTGGGAAAATGGAACTTCGGAGCACGCCTTGACTATGCACTTGGCGACTTAAGCAGGCTACGCGACCCTCGTTCAAGGGCACAGATGCTCGATTATCAGCTTACACCTTCAGCCATTTATCACGTTGGGAAGCATGCCATTGGATTGGCAGCTTGGTATCATCGTCGCAAGGAAAAGATTGACGGATTGACTACAGTTCAACAGGATGCAACGCTGAAATACTACCTCATGACAGGCATGGAGAATGCTAACGGAAGTGTAGGCGGCTACAATAATTACCAGCGTGAGTGGGTAAATCATAATTTCGGAGCAGAACTTTCGTGGGGATATACGCAGTCAGAAAAAGGCTCTAAAACGCTGAACAGCATCAGCTTGCAGCGTGGAAGTGAGAGTGTTCTTGGCCAATATAAGTACCGTCCGGGGCATTACTATAATTATATTTACGCTATCAAGAGCCAAACTTTAATTCCAAGTAACAGTGTTACGCACCGCATTGACTTTAAAGCGCAGTATGAAGAGGGCTATGCTGATGAATACCGTCAGCAACTTGTCATCACAAATGACCCTACAACAGGCCTCAACTCCTATAAATATGAGAACCAACTGACTTTCAACAAGCGCTATCAAGTAAAGGTTTTAGACCTTGGCTTGCACTATCGTATAAGTGAAAATACGGTTCCTTTAGATTGGTTCTACATGGGAGCAATGATTGATTACAAGGCGATAAGTAACAAATATCTGCTCTATACCTCGGAACTTCAATATGGGAGACTTAATCCCGCCTTAGAAGTTGGGGGAAAAGTTGGCAGGATAAGCGTAAACATAAATGGTGGTTACAGCTTCTCAACACGTAATAAACTCGCACTGAACAACAGTGAAACCGACTATGCAAAACAGGTGTTACAGCCTGACATGAAGTATTATGAACTCAATTATTTCTTTGGTCATTTCGATATCACTTACGACTTGCCCTTGAAAATCAAGCAAACCAAGACCAATTGCTATGCTAAAGGCTGGTGTGACCTCTTGGAAACAAAGAAGTATCAAGGCGAGAAACTACACAAATATCAAGTGGGAATAAGCATGGGTGTGATGTATTAAGGAAGTTACCTTCTATTTTATACACTCCCGAAATGATAAAAACAAAATCATCATATCGAGAGGGAAACGGGCAAGAAAGCCAAGACTTTCTTGCCCGTTTCCTTTTCAATTCTTATACAATAGGTAATGCTACGCCCTTTATTTTCTGATAAATATCCAATGCATAGACATCGGTCATGCCACTGATATAATCAATAACTGCCATGATACGCGTCTCTACATCATCACTGTGAATGTCATACTGACTGCTGACCCGACGGATAAGCTGCTGCGAATAAAAGCGCTTGGGATTGACGGCAGCCTCGACAAACACGCTCATCAGTGTCTCCATAATCTTGTAACCCGAGAGTTCTATGTCGAGCACTGGCTTACTATGATAAATCTTTTGATATGATATTTCGGTACAACGACGGTAAGCTTCACGCTGAAGCGGGGCGATATGATCTATGATACTGCCGTTAAAAGTGCCGTTAAGGATTTCTTCTTCGTGCTCTACAAAAGTTCTGACACACTCGTTCTCAAGTTTTCCAATGACACTTGCCCGCATGTAAACGATTTGTTCATTGTTATCAGTCACACCCTCTTCACGAATGCGTTCTGTGATTTCCCGACGCATATCCTCATCAAAAAAGCCTAACAACAGACGGGTTGTCTCTTCAAATGACAGGATCTTCAGTTTGTGGGCATCTTCAATATCCATGATTTCATAGCAGATATCATCGGCAGCTTCCACAAGATAAACCAACGGATGACGTGCGTATTTCAATGGTTCTCCTGGCTTAGACTTGCAAATAAGGCCCAATTCATCGGCTATTTTGCGATAATCTTCGGCTTCTGTCTGAAAGAAACCAAACTTTCCATGACGGCCAGCCAAACTGCTTGAGAACGGATATTTCACGATACTTGCCAACATCGAATAAGTCATGACAAAGCCTCCCTGACGTCGCCCGAAGAAACGATGAGTAAGTAGTCGGAAGGCATTGGCATTGCCTTCAAAATGTGTAATATCATCCCAAAACTGCGATGAAACCGTCGATTTCAGCTGCTTCCCTTCCCCTTCTGTGAAGAAAGTCTGTATGGCTTTCTCGCCCGAATGACCGAAAGGAGGGTTCCCCATATCGTGAGCGAGGCAGGCTGCACTAACAATCGTGTCGATTTCCTCAAACAAAGTGTTGGCCAATTCGGGATGCTTCTGCTTCAAACGCGTACAGACATCGTTGCCCAACGACTGCCCAAGGCTTGACACTTCAAGGCTATGTGTCAGTCGATTATGCACGAAGACACTGCCTGGAAGAGGGAAAACCTGTGTCTTGTTCTGTAGTCTTCTGAACGGAGCTGAATAGATTAAGCGGTCATAATCACGCTTGAACTCTGATCGGTCATCATGTCTTTCAGCATGACGATGCTCTTGACCGAGTCTCTTGTTACTTATAAGTTGTTGCCAGTTCATGGGACAAATATAGTGTAAATTAGTGGATTTTCTGTCTTTTTAAGCCGAAAAATGAAGTTATCTGCATAGAATTGCGTATTTTTGTACCTTATAAATAATAATAATGGATATTAAAGTAGTAAACAAAGGACATCAACCCCTTCCTGAATATGCCACACCACAGAGTGCAGGCATGGATCTTCGGGCTAATATCGAAGCACCAATCACGCTGAAACCCATGGAGCGCAGACTTATTCCAACAGGTCTATATATAGCGCTTCCTGTAGGGTATGAAGCACAGATTCGCCCTCGCAGCGGACTTGCTTTGAAGCATGGCATCACCGTTCTCAACACTCCGGGAACGATAGATGCCGACTACCGCGGTGAACTCATGGTGTTGCTCGTGAACTTTTCCGACTCTGATTTCATCATCAACGACGGTGAACGCATTGCCCAAATGGTTATTGCACGCCACGAGCAAGGCATATTTAAGGTGGTGGAAGCACTTGATGATACAGAGCGTGGTACGGGTGGTTATGGTCACACAGGAGTGAAATAAAATCAATATAACACGGCTTTGAGACAGTACTTCAAACATATTCCATTTGCTTTGGCTATCACTATGATGGCTGCAACAGCAGTTTTCCCATCGTTTGCCAAACGTGATAAGAAACAGAAACAGACGGTTTCATCGGCCAATGTGTCTATGATGAGCTATGAAGACAGCGTGCGTTACAACACGATGTTCCTTGATGCAATCCTCGCTGAAGCTGCCGACAAGAATGATTCTGCCTATGCTCTGCTGAAACAATGCATCGAACTCAATCCTAATGCGGCCGAAGCTTATTATTTCCTTGCTCCATTTGAGTCGGACAAGAAGAATGACACATTAGCGATTTCCTATCTTACGAAAGCCTGTGCTCTCTCTCCCGACAACGACGACTATCAGGAACGATTGGCCGAATACTACATCAATGCACAACAATATGCCAAAGCTATTGATGTATTTGAAGCTTTAATAACTCATCATAGCGACCGTACTGATGTGCTCCAAGTGCTTCTTCAGCTCTACAACCAGCAGAAAGACTACGACAACATGCTGCGAACACTCGCCCGACTTGAACAGAACGACGGCAACAGTGAAGCCCTTACGATGTCAAAGGTGCACGTTTATGAACTCAAAGGTGACAGGAAACAGGCTTACAAAGCACTTCAAACGCTCTGTGACACCTATCCTAACGACCCTAATTATCGTGTCATGACAGGAAACTGGCTCATGCAGAACGACCGTAAGAAAGAAGCCTATGAACTCTATCAAGGCGTGCTGAAAGAAGAACCAAACAACGCTATGGCCCTTGCTTCCATGTATGATTATTACATGGCAACTCAAGACAGTCTGCAGGCAAAAAGCATCATGGAACGTATTTTATTGAGTGATAAAAGCGACTCTAAGATGAAGCAAAGCATGATTAGACAGTTCATTCAAACCAATGAACAAAGTGGTGGTGACAGTATAAAAGTGTTGAAAATGTTTGATGAGGTCATGAAAACATCTCCCAAGGACGCTGCCATTGCTGAACTGAAAGTAGCTTATATGTCGCTGAAGAAGATGCCGACAGTAGCTATCGACAGTGCGATTGTCAATCTACTTAACATCGCCCCAGACAATAAGGGAGCACGAATTCAACTGTTGCAAGACGTTTGGGCATCGAAGGACTGGCTACGAATTATCGACCTCTGCAATACTGGGTTGGCTTTCAATCCCGATGAAATGGGCTTTTATTATTTCATGAGTATGGCTTACATTCAGCTTGATAAAACCAATCTTGTTATTGAGACCATACGCAAAGGAATGATGCATGTGAACGATAAAACCAACAAGGACATGGTGGCTGAACTCTATGCGATTATGGGTGATTATCTGCAGAAACAGAATCGTTATAAGGAGTCGTATGCAGCTTACGACAGCTGTTTGCAATATAAAAATGATAACATCTATTGCATGAACAACTATGCTTACTACCTCAGTATTAATGGTGGTGACCTGAAGAAAGCCGAGCAAATGAGCTTCAAAACGGTACAAGCTGAACCCAAGAATGCCACCTATCTTGACACTTATGCATGGATACTTTTCATGCAAAAGAGATTTACCGAGGCCAAGATATATGTTGACCAAGCTATCAAAAATGATACT
The nucleotide sequence above comes from Segatella oris. Encoded proteins:
- the dgt gene encoding dGTP triphosphohydrolase yields the protein MNWQQLISNKRLGQEHRHAERHDDRSEFKRDYDRLIYSAPFRRLQNKTQVFPLPGSVFVHNRLTHSLEVSSLGQSLGNDVCTRLKQKHPELANTLFEEIDTIVSAACLAHDMGNPPFGHSGEKAIQTFFTEGEGKQLKSTVSSQFWDDITHFEGNANAFRLLTHRFFGRRQGGFVMTYSMLASIVKYPFSSSLAGRHGKFGFFQTEAEDYRKIADELGLICKSKPGEPLKYARHPLVYLVEAADDICYEIMDIEDAHKLKILSFEETTRLLLGFFDEDMRREITERIREEGVTDNNEQIVYMRASVIGKLENECVRTFVEHEEEILNGTFNGSIIDHIAPLQREAYRRCTEISYQKIYHSKPVLDIELSGYKIMETLMSVFVEAAVNPKRFYSQQLIRRVSSQYDIHSDDVETRIMAVIDYISGMTDVYALDIYQKIKGVALPIV
- the dut gene encoding dUTP diphosphatase is translated as MDIKVVNKGHQPLPEYATPQSAGMDLRANIEAPITLKPMERRLIPTGLYIALPVGYEAQIRPRSGLALKHGITVLNTPGTIDADYRGELMVLLVNFSDSDFIINDGERIAQMVIARHEQGIFKVVEALDDTERGTGGYGHTGVK
- a CDS encoding DUF4876 domain-containing protein, giving the protein MENRNKQKRIPFEGIKIVFYILILLLTFASCVDYSDEATAISAKVQVTAPEEFTNGSSLEGKTVSLLNAAGNKFTAKTDANGVASFSNLVPDVYTLSTSWELTPTEYAALTGDNVVNEGAVVSGNINNQLIKSQETITLSTSLAINRSLVISKVYYAGSKDNKGKNYLAGQFIELYNQSDKTIDVAGLYIGLLESNATPAYTLDNLKEKFNDSIVVCKQVYRIPTNKPHELKPGESLVITNSAIDHTVNAPLERNLLTADYEAKDAQGKTQNNPDTPALELCFSSFAAISKMNLLQSGPCGIVIFRTNKDVKKFNQIYSYGKTKGSLWLAVPKRYVIDGVEILKYNPKTGGADIATKHLYNELDGGYTTIGAVNGYNGEVVYRKTSTRKGKDGHRILQDTNNSLNDFKRSTTIKIHEYDE
- a CDS encoding TonB-dependent receptor, translating into MKKGIAFAMLLFGLLLATTASAQSKTDAKGYTINFTVTEKGTAESIMMASCNLNPLGAFTVTNIDGKASFTNIPQGKYTLEISYVGFEKYQTMLDVNGNQNLKIVMTPTSLALKEVIVTAQRKSSGASTTSVINRQAIDHLQASSLADVMQLIPGMKMGNTDLTQQSNLQLRTLVNNNTSAFGSSIVVDGMPMSNNATLTQGGFSSTAFTGTDLRQISADNIDNVEVVRGIPSAEYGDLTSGLVIVHSKVGVTPWQLKGKINPELQNYSLGKGFNLQHAGIFNFNFDYAKAWGDPRQKTRSYGRYTLNMGYGLDINKKWHTDTKLRLFYANDWNGKDPDAVNDGTENSSKNYTFNLTHNGRISFNMPLMRTLAYTFGVTASKLDTRNSKIVPVSSGLLPIITARKTGYHNVPWATSSYLATGITESRPANLFAKINDSFYFKTGKTRQSFKIGAEYRLSWNSGRGYYNADETRPYSPNSNGRPRAFSDIPALHQLSAYAEDNFSWQFNKVNQFRANFGLRFTSQQPFSNVATTALSPRLNLMFTATKWLDIRGGIGMNSKTPGLDYIYPDRKYDDRVAANYMPQNNPAGQLLMYHTQVVEVAYSKGLKNATTTKIEFGLDFKLPGNRKLSLLAYRDKTPNGFSALTDYVIYKSNFYDLTHGLTANMGKPTVVNPNDPARTDVVFMTTGTVGNTNVTVNKGLEFDFDLGEIKPVNTSIFFSGAYSETQTWSSNLYTRSVPPSYLPTDYSSYGLTPYKLVYPSGLDKNTYRRFINTLRLVTNIPKLRMVASFTAQAIWYDYSFDYTATKDPIGFITKDLAYHEITNDMMSGYLDMQGNYYATAPAVSHIKLSDMTIKASDAVPVKNPITWNLSGRLTKELGKVGGLSLYVNNMMYYEPYLKSSTSSTLVQRNTSSFSYGVELYFNL
- a CDS encoding tetratricopeptide repeat protein gives rise to the protein MMAATAVFPSFAKRDKKQKQTVSSANVSMMSYEDSVRYNTMFLDAILAEAADKNDSAYALLKQCIELNPNAAEAYYFLAPFESDKKNDTLAISYLTKACALSPDNDDYQERLAEYYINAQQYAKAIDVFEALITHHSDRTDVLQVLLQLYNQQKDYDNMLRTLARLEQNDGNSEALTMSKVHVYELKGDRKQAYKALQTLCDTYPNDPNYRVMTGNWLMQNDRKKEAYELYQGVLKEEPNNAMALASMYDYYMATQDSLQAKSIMERILLSDKSDSKMKQSMIRQFIQTNEQSGGDSIKVLKMFDEVMKTSPKDAAIAELKVAYMSLKKMPTVAIDSAIVNLLNIAPDNKGARIQLLQDVWASKDWLRIIDLCNTGLAFNPDEMGFYYFMSMAYIQLDKTNLVIETIRKGMMHVNDKTNKDMVAELYAIMGDYLQKQNRYKESYAAYDSCLQYKNDNIYCMNNYAYYLSINGGDLKKAEQMSFKTVQAEPKNATYLDTYAWILFMQKRFTEAKIYVDQAIKNDTDSVLNSVILEHAGDIHAQLGDTKTALYYWHKALKLGSGNTAILEKKIRLKKYIK
- a CDS encoding DUF6850 family outer membrane beta-barrel protein codes for the protein MNTMNKNLLLSLILTALPCAIQAQNHLMNHGIYQHLDNQLLWHNTENAAGLGIDSTQNRGFAGFSYTYTGGKFHRIQEGTSTNNLQFKTETYQKLSKQFYGYGSFEFNNGRTKDRAWADVMRPYNSNPYFAGSAIAGHYDHQNINLTAAIGTSQLGKWNFGARLDYALGDLSRLRDPRSRAQMLDYQLTPSAIYHVGKHAIGLAAWYHRRKEKIDGLTTVQQDATLKYYLMTGMENANGSVGGYNNYQREWVNHNFGAELSWGYTQSEKGSKTLNSISLQRGSESVLGQYKYRPGHYYNYIYAIKSQTLIPSNSVTHRIDFKAQYEEGYADEYRQQLVITNDPTTGLNSYKYENQLTFNKRYQVKVLDLGLHYRISENTVPLDWFYMGAMIDYKAISNKYLLYTSELQYGRLNPALEVGGKVGRISVNINGGYSFSTRNKLALNNSETDYAKQVLQPDMKYYELNYFFGHFDITYDLPLKIKQTKTNCYAKGWCDLLETKKYQGEKLHKYQVGISMGVMY